In one window of Brassica rapa cultivar Chiifu-401-42 chromosome A07, CAAS_Brap_v3.01, whole genome shotgun sequence DNA:
- the LOC117126861 gene encoding putative two-component response regulator-like APRR6: MAKEIAFDVTGNKISNSNGDTFILLIDHDIASISSLTSMLQQLSHKVISVNVASEAVSMLKKQMDIVLVIANTEMPHIDSHSFYTSLLTRDIPLILISPEGKKAKPSNSLEKRACYLLEKPISEKDINNMLQHVLSNKSQKLTKISIPKSGGGNMEKRINQMKAFREILRRQRPSSFLGKPLLKKSAYQERRNIANVERKNKTVYPVEFENKRNEGNNIDSNTGIRNNFWTYEHQMKFFSAGANLGEKDSHPKSLLGIMNDRTSKNEYPFTLSNIAKNFFADKNRIKERDTMALKFYQGTKMDLSRTSWFGNIPNSSSMEADRVPAATSNIPPCNISPTDTVSHTNLVSTSLNDNNFLDHSGLPSSVGTSNSGNATPLETNIEDISQFQQDACYDLPIEDLISFDTDVHEMDMQHVLGNNGSSEVNILPNTHVGHED, from the exons ATGGCCAAAGAAATTGCTTTTGATGTTACCGGAAACAAAATTTCTAATTCCAATGGTGATACTTTCATTCTGCTAATCGATCATGACATTGCATCGATCTCTTCTCTCACTTCAATGCTTCAACAACTTTCTCACAAAG TGATAAGTGTCAATGTGGCAAGTGAGGCTGTATCGATGCTCAAAAAACAGATGGATATCGTACTTGTCATCGCCAACACTGAAATGCCTCATATAGATTCACATTCCTTCTACACTTCTTTGCTGACCAGAGACATTCCTTTAATAT TGATCAGTCCAGAGGGAAAGAAAGCTAAACCATCAAACTCTTTGGAAAAAAGAGCGTGTTATCTCCTAGAGAAGCCTATTTCTGAAAAAGATATCAACAACATGTTGCAGCATGTCTTATCTAATAAGAGCCAAAAGTTAACAAAAATCAGCATACCTAAAAGTGGAGGGGGCAATATGGAGAAACGTATAAATCAGATGAAAGCTTTCAGAGAAATCCTTAGGAGACAGCGTCCATCATCTTTTCTAGGAAAACCATTGTTAAAAAAATCAGCGTACCAAGAAAGAAGAAATATAGCAAATGTTGAAAGGAAAAACAAAACTGTGTATCCTGTTGAGTTTGAAAATAAGAGAAATGAAGGAAATAATATAGATAGTAACACTGGAATACGCAATAATTTCTGGACTTATGAGCATCAGATGAAGTTCTTTTCTGCTGGCGCTAACTTGGGTGAAAAAG ATTCTCATCCAAAATCCTTATTGGGGATTATGAATGATCGAACATCGAAGAATGAATATCCTTTCACATTATCCAACATAGCAAAGAATTTCTTTGCAG ATAAGAACCGGATTAAGGAGAGGGATACAATGGCGCTAAAGTTTTATCAAGGAACAAAAATGGACTTAAGCCGTACCTCTTGGTTTGGTAATATACCAAACAGTTCATCCATGGAAGCAGATCGTGTACCTGCGGCCACAAGTAACATCCCACCTTGCAACATTTCTCCCACTGATACTGTTAGCCATACCAATCTGGTTTCAACTAGCTTAAACGATAACAATTTTCTTGACCATTCTGGCCTGCCATCAAGCGTTGGTACATCTAACTCAG GTAATGCGACTCCTCTTGAAACCAACATAGAAGATATAAGCCAGTTTCAACAAGATGCATGTTATGATTTGCCGATTGAAGATTTGATTTCTTTTGACACTGACGTTCATGAGATGGACATGCAGCATGTGTTAGGAAATAATGGTTCTTCTGAGGTGAATATTTTGCCCAACACTCATGTCGGCCATGAGGATTGA